A region of Ignatzschineria larvae DSM 13226 DNA encodes the following proteins:
- the leuC gene encoding 3-isopropylmalate dehydratase large subunit: MTAKTLYEKIWDDHVVRTEADGTALLYIDRHIIHEVTSAQAFEGLEKAGRSLWRKNAIVAMADHNTPTTSDIANITDPIAKLQVDTLHQNATKHALNYFPIGDQRRGIVHVAGPEQGATLPGMTIVCGDSHTATHGAFGAIAFGIGTSEVEHVMATSCLVQKPSKTMKIEVMGQLQPNVTAKDLILAIIGHIGTAGGTGYAIEFAGDAVANLSMEGRMTMCNMAIEAGARVGLVAVDNTTIEYVKNRPFAPKGEDWDKAVSYWQTLHSDPNAHFDKVITLDAAMIAPQVSYGTSPEMVIGIDQVVPDPEKAANAVQRDSIAKALKYMGLKAGESPEEMMIDKVFIGSCTNSRLEDIRDAARFVKGKKIAPNIKLAMVVPGSGIVKAAAEAEGLDQIFIDAGFEWREPGCSMCLAMNPDRLEPYERCASTSNRNFEGRQGAAGRTHLVSPAMAAAAAIAGHFVDIRTINEA; the protein is encoded by the coding sequence ATGACAGCAAAAACACTTTACGAAAAGATTTGGGATGATCATGTTGTTCGCACTGAAGCAGATGGTACAGCCCTTCTCTATATCGATCGACATATTATTCATGAAGTTACAAGCGCTCAGGCTTTTGAAGGCCTCGAGAAAGCAGGACGTTCGCTCTGGCGTAAAAATGCAATTGTCGCAATGGCAGATCACAATACGCCGACAACAAGTGATATCGCGAATATCACAGATCCTATTGCTAAACTGCAAGTCGATACGCTGCATCAAAATGCCACAAAACATGCCCTCAATTACTTCCCTATCGGTGATCAACGCCGAGGCATTGTACACGTTGCAGGTCCTGAACAAGGAGCGACACTTCCGGGGATGACAATTGTTTGCGGCGATTCACATACGGCAACACATGGTGCTTTCGGTGCGATTGCTTTTGGAATTGGTACTAGTGAAGTTGAACATGTTATGGCAACAAGTTGCCTAGTGCAAAAACCGTCTAAAACGATGAAGATCGAAGTCATGGGTCAATTACAACCTAATGTGACTGCTAAAGATCTGATTCTTGCCATTATCGGCCATATTGGTACTGCTGGCGGTACCGGCTATGCCATTGAGTTTGCTGGCGATGCTGTCGCTAATCTGTCAATGGAAGGTCGAATGACCATGTGTAATATGGCGATAGAAGCTGGTGCTCGCGTCGGATTAGTGGCCGTTGATAATACCACGATAGAGTATGTTAAAAATCGTCCATTTGCTCCTAAGGGTGAAGATTGGGATAAAGCGGTGAGCTATTGGCAAACATTGCATTCTGATCCAAATGCGCATTTTGATAAAGTGATCACGCTCGATGCAGCAATGATCGCGCCACAGGTAAGTTATGGTACCAGTCCTGAAATGGTGATTGGTATCGATCAAGTTGTCCCCGATCCTGAAAAAGCGGCTAATGCTGTACAGCGAGACAGCATCGCTAAAGCACTTAAATATATGGGATTGAAAGCGGGTGAATCCCCAGAAGAGATGATGATTGATAAGGTCTTTATCGGCTCTTGCACCAACTCTCGATTAGAAGATATTCGCGATGCAGCGCGATTCGTGAAAGGGAAAAAAATTGCTCCTAATATCAAATTAGCGATGGTTGTTCCCGGCTCAGGGATTGTCAAAGCGGCTGCAGAAGCAGAAGGATTAGATCAAATCTTTATTGATGCTGGCTTTGAATGGCGTGAGCCAGGTTGCTCAATGTGTCTTGCGATGAATCCTGATAGACTTGAGCCTTATGAACGTTGCGCTTCCACTTCTAATCGGAACTTTGAGGGCCGTCAAGGTGCTGCAGGCCGTA
- the proB gene encoding glutamate 5-kinase, translating to MKGVEKQVWVVKIGSAMITNDGRGVDEARIHHWCEQVAKLHEKGIQVVLVSSGAVAEGMKLLNWHERPQFLSELQAAASVGQSSLIRAWSRGFMPFNLNVGQILLTHEDAADRQRYLNIKNTINTLLQYDAVPVINENDTISFSEIKFGDNDTLGALVANLIEADNYIILTDQEGVYEADPRKNPEAKMIHEADAHDERLLGMVTSEGGKFGTGGMYTKITASHIAATSGTNTYIVKGDRPNALLDIANSAKVGTKLKADGSVIAAKKRWMLAQKQIKGHLVIDDGAVKAMLEDGKSLLPIGVIAVDGNFDRGDVVVCIDQKGREIGRGLSNYHALEIENILQTPSSEIVDKLGYIITDELIHRNNWVETQ from the coding sequence ATGAAAGGCGTTGAGAAACAAGTTTGGGTTGTGAAAATTGGAAGCGCTATGATTACCAATGATGGTCGTGGCGTTGATGAAGCACGAATTCATCATTGGTGTGAGCAAGTAGCTAAATTGCATGAAAAAGGGATTCAAGTGGTGCTGGTTTCATCAGGGGCTGTTGCAGAAGGAATGAAGCTTTTGAACTGGCATGAACGTCCGCAATTCTTAAGCGAGTTACAAGCGGCGGCTTCTGTTGGGCAATCTTCCCTTATTCGTGCTTGGAGTCGAGGATTTATGCCATTTAATCTGAATGTAGGGCAGATTCTATTGACCCATGAAGATGCCGCAGATCGTCAACGCTATCTCAATATTAAAAATACAATTAATACGCTATTACAATACGATGCTGTACCCGTTATTAATGAGAACGACACAATCTCTTTTTCAGAGATTAAGTTTGGCGATAATGATACCTTAGGGGCGCTTGTTGCGAATCTCATTGAAGCGGATAACTATATTATCCTGACGGATCAAGAGGGCGTTTATGAAGCGGATCCACGTAAAAATCCTGAGGCAAAGATGATTCATGAAGCTGACGCCCATGATGAACGATTATTAGGCATGGTAACGAGTGAAGGTGGAAAATTTGGAACAGGTGGTATGTACACTAAGATCACCGCCTCGCATATTGCGGCAACATCTGGTACGAATACCTATATTGTGAAAGGGGATCGTCCAAATGCCTTATTAGATATTGCAAATTCTGCCAAAGTGGGCACAAAGTTGAAGGCTGATGGCTCTGTGATTGCGGCGAAAAAGCGTTGGATGCTGGCACAAAAGCAGATTAAAGGGCATTTGGTCATTGATGATGGTGCGGTAAAAGCGATGTTAGAAGATGGTAAGAGCTTGTTACCTATCGGAGTGATTGCCGTAGATGGTAATTTTGATCGGGGTGATGTTGTTGTCTGTATTGATCAAAAAGGTCGGGAAATCGGTCGAGGTTTGAGTAATTATCATGCATTGGAAATTGAGAATATTTTGCAAACGCCATCCTCTGAAATCGTTGATAAACTCGGGTATATCATTACTGATGAGTTGATTCATCGGAACAATTGGGTTGAAACACAATAA
- the secA gene encoding preprotein translocase subunit SecA, whose amino-acid sequence MINKLIRKIFGTRNDRMIKEAKRYVMQVNALEEKMRAMSDEELKGQTNLFKERLTKGETLDDLLPEAFAVMREASFRVLGMRHYDVQLIGGYMLHKGRIAEMRTGEGKTLVATLAVYLNAIAGKGVHVVTVNDYLARRDAEWMGQVYNFLDLTVGVIVSNQSLEEKKAAYQADISYATNNELGFDYLRDNMVFDMSQKVQRPLYFAVIDEVDSILIDEARTPLIISGPVEGSAELYHAVNKLIPHLKKPTADGPIDFEINEKDKQVNLTEEGHQHLESLLMEAELLKEGESLYDSQNLKLYHHVDNCLRAHYIFHKDVDYIVEKGEIVIVDEHTGRTLAGRRWSDGLHQAIEVKEGVEVKPENQTLASITFQNYFRIYEKLAGMTGTADTEAPEFLEIYGLEVVVIPTNRPIQRKDYGDLIYLTQQEKYEAIIKDIQDCYERKQPVLVGTASVEVSELISDLLKAENIPHEVLNAKQHEREAYIVGRAGIPGAVTIATNMAGRGTDIVLGGNVKLEEELYLAENPNATEEELKALREKAKERQKEVLELGGLHIIGTERHESRRIDNQLRGRAGRQGDVGSSRFYLSLDDHLMRIFMNPKMRSLMASLGMGNGEALEHRMITRSIENAQRKVEGHNFDIRKNLLQYDDIANDQRKIIYQQRDDILKAEDISNAIKMMREQVFAEIVEKYVPAQSYAEQWDLEGLTDILNKEFRIDLNFTKMLADNPNLTEEEIYNTIIAESERIYEEKKKQANADVDPTQFRRFEKSVLLEVQDSQWKEHLAAMDYLRQGIQLRAYGQRRPEQEYKRESFILFEEMLHQIHYKTIRFLSNIVIRVEKPEEVQETLQAPVEAESKVIQGSITNAEDIDRLADEIGNIQEEGIADTEKAILADIQSGALDEKKGGNEPCPCGSGKPYSQCHGAIELNEKEHDLFHIGRNDPCPCGSGAKYKNCHGKIR is encoded by the coding sequence ATGATTAATAAATTAATCCGAAAAATCTTTGGTACACGTAATGATCGTATGATTAAAGAAGCAAAGCGTTACGTGATGCAAGTGAATGCGCTAGAAGAGAAAATGCGCGCTATGTCGGACGAGGAGCTTAAAGGGCAGACCAATCTCTTTAAAGAGCGCCTAACCAAAGGTGAGACCTTAGATGATCTACTTCCTGAAGCCTTTGCGGTCATGCGGGAAGCGTCATTCCGAGTATTAGGAATGCGTCACTATGATGTGCAGTTGATCGGTGGTTATATGCTACATAAAGGGCGTATCGCTGAGATGCGTACCGGTGAAGGTAAAACACTGGTCGCAACGCTTGCGGTTTATCTGAATGCGATCGCCGGCAAAGGGGTTCATGTTGTGACGGTGAATGACTATCTTGCTCGCCGTGATGCTGAGTGGATGGGGCAAGTATATAACTTCTTAGATTTAACCGTCGGTGTGATTGTTTCGAATCAATCATTAGAAGAGAAAAAAGCGGCTTATCAAGCGGATATATCCTATGCGACTAATAACGAGTTAGGCTTTGATTATCTACGGGATAACATGGTTTTTGATATGAGCCAAAAGGTACAACGTCCGCTCTATTTTGCCGTCATCGATGAGGTAGACTCAATCTTAATCGATGAAGCGAGAACGCCGTTAATCATTTCAGGGCCTGTTGAAGGTAGTGCAGAACTCTATCATGCTGTTAATAAACTCATTCCACATCTTAAAAAGCCAACGGCTGATGGGCCTATCGATTTTGAGATCAATGAGAAAGATAAACAGGTCAATCTCACAGAAGAGGGACATCAACATCTCGAATCACTTCTAATGGAAGCAGAGTTATTGAAAGAGGGTGAGAGTCTTTATGATAGTCAAAACTTAAAACTCTATCATCACGTCGATAACTGCTTACGTGCACACTATATTTTCCACAAAGATGTCGATTATATCGTCGAAAAAGGCGAAATTGTTATCGTTGATGAGCATACTGGTCGAACACTCGCCGGCCGTCGTTGGTCTGATGGTTTACATCAAGCCATTGAAGTGAAAGAAGGGGTAGAAGTTAAACCTGAGAATCAAACATTGGCTTCTATTACATTCCAAAACTACTTCCGTATCTATGAAAAATTAGCGGGTATGACCGGTACAGCAGACACAGAAGCACCGGAATTTTTAGAAATTTATGGACTAGAAGTGGTGGTCATTCCGACAAACCGCCCCATTCAGCGTAAAGATTATGGAGATCTCATCTATCTCACTCAACAAGAGAAATATGAAGCGATCATCAAAGATATTCAAGATTGTTATGAGCGCAAACAACCTGTATTAGTGGGAACCGCTTCTGTTGAAGTTTCAGAATTAATCTCTGATCTTCTAAAAGCTGAAAATATCCCCCATGAAGTCTTAAATGCTAAACAACATGAACGGGAAGCGTACATTGTTGGGCGTGCTGGTATTCCGGGAGCTGTGACAATTGCTACTAATATGGCGGGTCGTGGTACCGATATCGTGTTAGGTGGTAATGTGAAGCTTGAGGAAGAGCTCTATCTCGCTGAAAACCCTAACGCTACAGAAGAAGAGTTGAAAGCACTTCGCGAAAAAGCGAAAGAGCGCCAGAAAGAGGTGCTCGAGCTTGGCGGTTTACATATTATCGGGACAGAGCGCCATGAATCTCGTCGTATCGATAACCAGCTTCGTGGTCGTGCCGGCCGTCAAGGGGATGTGGGTTCTTCACGTTTCTATCTATCACTTGATGATCATTTAATGCGAATCTTTATGAATCCTAAGATGCGCAGCTTGATGGCAAGTTTAGGAATGGGTAATGGCGAAGCGCTTGAGCATCGTATGATTACTCGCTCTATTGAAAATGCCCAGCGTAAAGTGGAAGGCCATAACTTCGATATCCGTAAAAATCTTCTTCAATATGATGATATTGCTAATGATCAACGTAAAATTATCTATCAACAACGTGATGATATCTTAAAAGCAGAAGATATTAGCAATGCCATTAAGATGATGCGGGAGCAAGTATTTGCGGAGATTGTAGAGAAATATGTCCCTGCACAAAGTTATGCCGAGCAGTGGGATTTAGAAGGTCTTACAGATATTCTCAATAAAGAATTCCGTATTGATCTTAATTTCACTAAGATGCTTGCCGATAACCCTAATTTAACGGAAGAAGAGATCTATAATACGATTATTGCGGAAAGTGAGCGTATTTACGAAGAGAAGAAAAAACAGGCGAATGCGGATGTTGATCCAACGCAATTCCGTCGTTTTGAAAAATCTGTTCTACTTGAAGTACAAGATTCACAATGGAAAGAGCATCTTGCAGCGATGGATTATTTGCGTCAAGGGATTCAACTTCGCGCCTATGGCCAACGTCGTCCTGAGCAAGAATATAAACGAGAATCCTTTATTCTCTTTGAAGAGATGCTGCATCAAATTCACTACAAAACAATTCGCTTCTTAAGCAATATCGTGATTCGGGTAGAGAAACCTGAAGAGGTGCAAGAGACATTGCAAGCACCGGTAGAAGCTGAAAGTAAAGTGATTCAAGGCTCTATCACCAATGCTGAAGATATTGATCGTTTAGCAGATGAAATTGGTAATATTCAGGAGGAAGGGATTGCCGATACTGAAAAAGCAATTTTAGCAGATATTCAATCTGGCGCACTAGATGAGAAAAAGGGGGGTAATGAGCCTTGTCCTTGTGGTTCAGGTAAGCCTTATTCCCAATGTCATGGTGCGATTGAGCTAAATGAAAAGGAACATGATCTCTTCCATATCGGTCGTAATGATCCATGTCCTTGTGGTTCAGGTGCTAAGTATAAAAACTGTCATGGTAAGATTCGTTAA
- a CDS encoding efflux RND transporter periplasmic adaptor subunit, whose protein sequence is MKKYRKWIVSLVIIAIVGVIGYVYLKPEDRINYLTAPVEKGDLEVSILAYGKMEASQQVDVGAQVSGQIQKMYVTLGESVKKGELLVEIDDLPQQNALRDSEARLKNMIASKVAKEAQLINARINLERQKNLIKNGATTQSEYDLAEANLKVYEAEVEALVAQIAQAQIALDTAEIDLGYTKITSPMDGVVVATVVKEGQTVNSTQTAPTIVKVADLSVMTIKAQISEADVTKLYPGMKAYFTILGEPDQRYEAVLRQIEPATETFQTTTGNAVTNFTEAVYYNGLFDVENPDHKFYIGMSTQVYIVLEDAENVLKIPVSALRFNPTQGAMTGKAPEGMRWVWVLEDQTQGKIVPRAIKTGISNNIAVEVIEGLKEGEAVITAESTGTIPVTSGGPMGRRR, encoded by the coding sequence ATGAAAAAATATCGTAAATGGATTGTAAGCTTGGTTATTATTGCTATTGTGGGGGTTATAGGTTATGTCTATTTGAAACCTGAAGATCGTATTAATTATTTAACCGCACCGGTAGAAAAAGGGGATCTTGAGGTAAGTATCTTAGCTTACGGTAAGATGGAAGCATCGCAACAGGTGGATGTGGGGGCGCAGGTTTCAGGGCAGATCCAAAAGATGTATGTTACCCTTGGCGAATCTGTGAAGAAGGGGGAGCTGCTTGTCGAGATCGATGATCTTCCTCAACAAAATGCGCTTCGAGATAGTGAAGCACGGTTGAAGAATATGATTGCTTCAAAAGTAGCTAAAGAAGCACAACTGATCAATGCTCGTATTAATCTCGAGCGTCAGAAAAATCTCATTAAAAATGGGGCGACAACGCAATCTGAATATGATCTAGCGGAGGCGAATTTAAAGGTTTATGAAGCAGAAGTCGAGGCTCTTGTGGCGCAAATTGCCCAAGCACAGATTGCACTCGATACCGCTGAAATTGATCTTGGTTATACTAAAATTACATCGCCGATGGATGGCGTTGTCGTTGCAACGGTTGTGAAAGAGGGACAGACGGTGAACTCAACCCAAACAGCACCGACAATTGTTAAAGTGGCGGATCTTTCGGTTATGACGATTAAAGCGCAAATATCTGAAGCGGATGTCACCAAACTCTATCCCGGCATGAAGGCTTACTTTACGATTTTGGGGGAGCCAGATCAACGCTATGAAGCTGTATTACGGCAAATTGAGCCGGCAACGGAAACGTTTCAAACGACAACAGGTAATGCGGTGACAAACTTCACAGAAGCGGTCTATTACAACGGTCTTTTTGATGTAGAGAATCCTGATCATAAGTTTTATATCGGTATGTCAACGCAAGTCTACATAGTGTTAGAAGATGCAGAGAATGTCTTGAAGATTCCTGTATCCGCACTTCGCTTTAATCCCACTCAAGGTGCTATGACGGGAAAAGCACCAGAAGGAATGCGCTGGGTTTGGGTGTTAGAAGATCAAACTCAAGGGAAAATTGTACCTAGAGCGATTAAAACCGGGATTTCCAATAATATTGCTGTAGAAGTAATTGAGGGCTTAAAAGAAGGGGAGGCGGTGATTACCGCGGAATCAACAGGAACTATCCCCGTTACAAGCGGTGGCCCAATGGGTCGAAGACGATAG
- a CDS encoding MacB family efflux pump subunit, protein MNNIPMIELTDLRRRFRSGDTEVEVLKGINLSVEKGEFIAIMGASGSGKSTLMNIIGGLDYLLEGSYRFNGKEITHYDEDELAELRREHFGFIFQRYHLLNSLTAEGNVEMPAIYSGMPGQLRHKRAVALLSRLGLEERVHYYPTQLSGGQQQRVSIARALMNGGEIILADEPTGALDSESGKAVLEILKELNEAGHTIIMVTHDPEVAAHAKRIIEIKDGEIISDQLQSEQRSEAVDIEPLAWKRASGVSHMWLRLSNAFKMAIVSMMMQRLRTFLTMLGIIIGIAAVVLVIALGRGSTDQIIADIRQMGTNTLTVYPGTGFGDRRSQSIDSLQPRDVEALKQLPFVHSVTPLVANSVEARYGNISAVNTQVQGVGSQFFDVQGYEITEGIAFDEESEKNLALEAVVDKNTVKTLFPNGESPLGKVIILGSLPVQIIGVATSKSQGMFSSENMTIWIPYSSAMHRMTGGTSLRNITVRVDDGVDMSLADKSITDVLMDLHGKKDFFIYNADAIKEMVESTTLIMRVLITSIALISLLVGGIGVMNIMLVSVAERTKEIGMRMAVGARKSDISQQFLIESVLVCLLGGIIGLSLALMVGFLVQQAGSVIPLSFSVPSIIFSFLAAFLIGILFGYFPAKKAAELAPIEALERS, encoded by the coding sequence ATGAACAACATTCCTATGATTGAGCTCACAGATCTGCGCCGTCGTTTTCGCTCTGGTGATACTGAAGTGGAAGTTTTGAAAGGGATTAACCTTTCGGTAGAGAAAGGCGAATTTATCGCGATTATGGGCGCTTCAGGTTCAGGTAAATCAACCCTTATGAACATTATCGGCGGGCTTGATTATCTTTTAGAGGGTAGCTATCGCTTTAATGGTAAAGAGATTACCCACTATGATGAAGATGAATTAGCAGAACTTCGCCGCGAGCATTTTGGTTTTATCTTTCAACGTTACCATCTTCTTAATAGCCTAACAGCCGAAGGTAATGTAGAGATGCCAGCAATCTATTCGGGAATGCCGGGACAATTACGGCATAAACGGGCAGTGGCGCTTTTAAGCCGATTAGGATTAGAGGAGCGTGTTCATTACTATCCCACCCAATTATCCGGTGGACAGCAACAGCGGGTTAGTATCGCTCGTGCATTAATGAACGGCGGTGAGATTATCCTTGCAGATGAACCCACAGGCGCACTTGATAGTGAGAGTGGAAAAGCAGTGCTTGAGATTTTGAAAGAACTCAATGAAGCAGGTCATACCATTATAATGGTTACACATGATCCTGAAGTCGCGGCGCATGCAAAACGAATTATTGAAATTAAAGATGGGGAAATTATCTCTGATCAACTTCAATCTGAACAGAGAAGTGAAGCTGTTGATATAGAGCCTCTTGCTTGGAAAAGAGCCTCAGGAGTTTCCCATATGTGGCTTCGCTTATCGAATGCCTTTAAGATGGCTATTGTGTCAATGATGATGCAACGATTGCGGACTTTTTTAACGATGCTCGGCATTATTATCGGTATTGCTGCGGTAGTGTTAGTGATCGCTTTAGGAAGAGGTTCTACTGATCAAATTATTGCAGATATTCGGCAGATGGGGACGAATACGCTGACCGTTTACCCTGGTACAGGATTTGGTGATCGGCGCTCTCAAAGTATTGATTCTCTGCAGCCGCGCGATGTAGAAGCATTAAAACAGCTTCCTTTTGTGCATAGTGTAACACCCCTAGTGGCGAATTCTGTGGAAGCACGATATGGCAATATTTCAGCCGTTAATACACAAGTTCAAGGCGTTGGTTCACAGTTTTTTGATGTGCAAGGTTATGAGATTACAGAGGGTATTGCCTTTGATGAAGAGAGTGAGAAGAACTTAGCACTTGAAGCTGTGGTCGATAAAAATACCGTTAAGACATTGTTCCCCAATGGTGAGAGTCCGCTTGGAAAGGTGATTATTCTTGGATCATTACCGGTTCAGATTATTGGCGTAGCGACTTCTAAATCTCAAGGGATGTTTAGTAGTGAAAATATGACAATCTGGATTCCTTATTCGAGTGCAATGCATAGAATGACCGGAGGAACCTCGCTGCGTAATATCACTGTACGAGTAGATGATGGTGTTGATATGAGCCTAGCGGATAAGAGTATTACCGATGTATTAATGGATCTACATGGTAAAAAGGATTTCTTTATCTACAACGCCGATGCCATTAAAGAGATGGTGGAATCAACGACGCTTATTATGCGGGTACTCATTACTTCCATTGCCTTAATTTCACTATTAGTGGGCGGTATCGGAGTGATGAATATTATGTTGGTATCTGTTGCCGAACGCACCAAAGAGATTGGGATGAGAATGGCTGTGGGAGCTCGCAAGAGTGATATTTCTCAGCAATTTCTGATTGAATCGGTACTTGTCTGCTTATTAGGCGGTATTATTGGACTATCGTTAGCATTGATGGTGGGCTTTTTAGTACAACAGGCAGGAAGCGTGATTCCATTAAGCTTCTCTGTCCCTTCAATTATCTTCTCTTTTTTAGCTGCATTTTTAATAGGCATTTTATTTGGTTATTTTCCTGCGAAAAAAGCAGCGGAACTTGCACCGATTGAGGCGCTTGAGCGTTCGTAG
- the sdhC gene encoding succinate dehydrogenase, cytochrome b556 subunit gives MSQNKRPLSPFMLGSDYKLQVTSVMSFLHRASGAALVLVLLVLGAWFISLAAGPKAFATMTAVITNPLMALLVMVGTFAACYHFCNGIRHLFWDAGKGVDIESAKKSAKIVKIAAPVLAVLLILVGLVA, from the coding sequence ATGAGTCAAAATAAGCGGCCTTTGTCGCCTTTTATGCTCGGTAGCGACTATAAATTGCAAGTCACTTCGGTGATGAGTTTTTTACATCGTGCATCCGGTGCCGCATTAGTATTAGTTTTACTAGTACTCGGTGCGTGGTTTATCTCTCTTGCAGCAGGGCCTAAAGCCTTTGCAACTATGACCGCGGTGATCACAAATCCTTTAATGGCATTACTCGTGATGGTTGGTACATTTGCAGCCTGTTACCATTTCTGTAATGGTATTCGTCATCTTTTCTGGGATGCGGGGAAAGGGGTTGATATTGAATCTGCGAAAAAGAGCGCTAAGATTGTAAAAATTGCAGCGCCTGTATTAGCAGTTCTTCTTATTCTTGTTGGTTTAGTTGCGTAG
- the sdhD gene encoding succinate dehydrogenase, hydrophobic membrane anchor protein, with product MKRYQTPLGRVKGLGSAHAGSSHWLAQRVTAAVLAVLFLWFAFSFASLYGKEYLEVMVWVGTPFNTVLLVTLIVTAIYHAILGLQVVIEDYVHKACQRTILINAMRVILSIIGLAIVWAIIRVGLVVSTMMIH from the coding sequence ATGAAACGTTATCAAACTCCACTAGGTCGAGTAAAAGGCCTTGGTTCTGCACACGCAGGCTCTAGTCATTGGTTAGCACAACGCGTTACAGCTGCTGTTTTAGCGGTTCTTTTTTTATGGTTTGCTTTTTCATTCGCAAGCCTCTACGGGAAAGAGTATCTCGAAGTCATGGTTTGGGTTGGCACGCCATTTAATACGGTATTACTCGTCACCTTGATTGTAACAGCGATCTATCATGCGATTTTAGGCCTTCAAGTTGTGATTGAAGATTATGTGCATAAAGCATGCCAACGTACTATCCTGATCAACGCAATGCGTGTGATCTTATCGATTATTGGCCTTGCAATTGTATGGGCAATTATTCGTGTAGGATTAGTTGTCAGCACAATGATGATCCACTAA